AAGTCTTCACCTTTGAAGTACCTATCAAGCATATCCTTGACTCCGGCAGCGTATCGTAACTGCACAAGTTCCATTTCATCTTAGTTGTTGGCAAAAAGAAAGAATGCTAAGTCGGTGAACGAAACGTAACATACCTGCGCATCAATGGTGGTACCAGAAATATGAGGAGTCATAGCTTGATTTGGCATGTAACGCCATGGATGGTCCTTCGGAGCTGGTTGCGGATACCAAACATCTCCACTGTAACCTGTAAAATCAGAGACAACATAAAGTACGACTTGTTCTCACAATTTTGCAGTTTGGAACTGTTGCAATCAAGAATGTATAGATTACTTGGATTTGGGTATAAATACCGAATACCGGTAAGTCAGACATAGGTATGttcaatattttctaaatttttccatACATTTGGAGGATTGCACCATTATACCCATATCTATATGTGTATATTACACGAGTGTTGAATACATGTACTCTTGCAAAATGAAGAGCCAAGTATTGTAGCTTGTTCATTAAGCTACTTACCATCCAAGGAACATATTCTAATATACCTGCAATGTGTCCACTTGAACAAGCATCAGCAACTGCTTGAGTATCCATAATCGCTCCTCGAGCATTGTTAACAATAAGGACTCCCTTCTTCATCTTCGCGATCCGATCTTTGTCAAACATCCCTCTATCATACAGATATGATCAAGTTTAATGTAAAATTTGAGCAACATCAAAAGACAGTAACCAATGTTGTTTTTCAAGTAATGAAACCAGACCTTGTCTTCTCAGTTAGAGGCATATTTATGACAATAATGTCACATTTTGGAAGCATTGCATCAAGATCCTCCTCGAATTTAGCTCCGGTCTGTTTCTCCAATTCTGGATCTATCTTGACTCGATCATGATATAGGAGATTACAGTTGAATGGCTTCAATCGTTGGAGTAAGAGCTTGCCGATACGGCCAGCACCTATAGTTCCAACTGTCTTCCCTTCGAGATCATAAGCTCTATAAGCAATGCCTGCGACATTCCAATCTCCAGTAATAACTTGATGATAACCAGGTACAAAATTCCGAACAAGAATAAGAATTCTCATTAGCTCATCCTCAGCAACCGAGACAACATTGCTCCCAGTAACTTCAGCAACAGTCAAACCAGCTTCTGCAGCTGCCTTAAGATCAACATGATCGGAGCCAATCCCTGCTGTGAGAAGCAGTTGCAAGTTTTTGGCTTTCTTGATCCTCTCAGCCGTAACGTAAGCCGGGTGGAATGGGGTCGATATGAGCACATGGAGATCAGGGATATGCTTTTCAAGTTCTGCAATATGGACACGAGTGATCATGGAGGCATCGACATTGGCAAAAAAGACAGTAGGGGTTGTTATACTTACCGCAGTCCGGTCCTTCTTTGTCGTCGGTAACGATATACTGATGCCCCTGTGATTCGAGCCATTGGCGCAACCCCAAGGCTCCCTCCACACAACCAACAAAGTTGGGATTCTTCGTAAAGTACTCATTGGCCTTGTAAAACACCCCCACAATCTTTTTGCTCCCTGGAGAAGCCTGTTAACAAATGTTACCATACATCAATACTTGAACCACTAGACTCAAAAACAAATTTGCAGGCCAAACAACATGAAATTTGAATCATTCCTTCGGgttctttcttttttcacttGTTATCTCGATGCGAGCATTGAATACTGGGTATTTCCACAAGGGATTCTTCCAAATCCATGTCATGAACATGTGTACAACATTGATAAAGATTCTCATCTCATAATATATGCCAGTAAaataggtaaaagtaccatagaggccCCTACActaagagtcagattgcattttgccccttttAACTCagaaaataggcaaattagtccctgtacattaaactaaagagtaaattgatttttttttgttaaaaatttcgtccacttctcaatttctcatttttacaagGGATTCTTCCAAATCCAAGTCATGAACATGTGTACAGACATACATGCATCTAAAGAAGAGTGTGATCGGTGTAACAAATTTCTTGAATTCACTGAAAAAAAAGTATTAAGTACAGAGAGCTATTTTAAAACTAGTGACAGTGGGGATAAACACAAATGCATGCAAAGGAAGTAGCTAAGCCCTTTCATTATTTTCGATGATCACAATTCCCAATCCCCAAATTCAAAACCATCAACTTCActtaaattatttgataatttaacaaaaattggGAAACCTATAATTGGTTCTTCACATCAaaaaacccaaacccaatttCAACTAAAAATCATGGACTAGCTTACATGCAGTTGTCTGGTAAGAAGAGAGGATGACCCAGAATTGGCAATTGCTTTGATAGCAGAATTAGCAACTTGTTTCATAGCCATATCTGAAGAACACTTTCAAACTGACACTCAATTTTTTTCTGAGTTGACGAAGAGATGATAAAAAAATGATCTGTTTTTGATGGGTTTTTATAGgcaaaaaaataatcaattgcCCAATTTCGAAAACCCAAAGAAGGCACATTGCAGTTTGGCTTTTGCTTTCTCTTCTATGATTTGTTGACTTTTACTACGTGGCGAATTTTAGTTTGTTCTTATCAAGCAAGCAGCCATTAAAATTTGAAAGAGAACTCGGGATCATAATGCCGGAAATTAACTTCGATTAGATGGTTTGTACCAAAAATAACACTTCAATTACaatattcttatttttaattaaatggttatttttattttaaaatgtttaaattttttaaaataaaagtataaaaattaaattttaaaattttaaaaatatagagatTTATTACATGCTTTTTTATTATGGGTGCATTgagtaaaatcaaattaaatcaacTTGAGCTCAACTTTGCATTTAAGGAAAGTTGTTTTGAATTGAATCGGATCTGTCGGTTAAATCGGTTAAATTGTGAGTCGGTTGAGGTATTGATTCAAAAAGAATATTATCAAAAATTGATTAGGGGATCGGTTCGAAGAAAGGTATTGAACTGAATGactcaaaaaaattaatactgATTGATTGAACTggttgaatgaattttaagtattttttttatttttataatttttaatgatttatttaattgaatcttACATATCGATAAAACTAATAAATTTGTGGTCTGACTAATTTGACTACAGATCTGATTATGAAAACTTTGCATTTAAGATTCCAAAATTTAATTGAGTTTTATTTTCTCTCAATTCGTTTTAAGATAAAAATACTGAATTATTTTAGCTTGTTATATTTAGGGGTGTTCAAACGGTCGGTTCGGTTATTAATCAAACCAAACTAGCATTAACCGAACTGTTTAATCCTTTAACCGTTAATCGacccgaattttttttcaaaaaaatttaactgaaccgaaatttatatgtttttatcttttggttaaaacaagtataaaacatatcaaaaaaatacattgaaattagctaaaatatatgtttttttcttaaaagttaactgaattaaccaaaaTGTTACATAAGTCTTGAAAGTAACacgtaatattaattaatatgtttGGTTAATCCGGTTAATTATtcgatttcgaaccgaattaactgatAACTAAAATTCCAAAAAACCATTGATCGACCTCTAACCAAACTAAGTTCGGCTACCAACCAGCCAATTAACAAAACTAGATCAGTTtgatcaattaattcaattttaaccaaaattttaacaCCACTAATTATATTAAGTTTTACTATTTATTAAAAATGAGTTAAACTTGATTATATGCCTTCACGTTCTAGTTTAACTgggattgaattttttttatttcaaccaaaaaaatcctttaataaatatatatattttaggtaAACTACACTGAAGGTctctaaattattaataattttacgTTTTAtccacttaattttaaaaagttacaaaa
The Gossypium hirsutum isolate 1008001.06 chromosome A07, Gossypium_hirsutum_v2.1, whole genome shotgun sequence genome window above contains:
- the LOC107955590 gene encoding formate dehydrogenase, mitochondrial, giving the protein MAMKQVANSAIKAIANSGSSSLLTRQLHASPGSKKIVGVFYKANEYFTKNPNFVGCVEGALGLRQWLESQGHQYIVTDDKEGPDCELEKHIPDLHVLISTPFHPAYVTAERIKKAKNLQLLLTAGIGSDHVDLKAAAEAGLTVAEVTGSNVVSVAEDELMRILILVRNFVPGYHQVITGDWNVAGIAYRAYDLEGKTVGTIGAGRIGKLLLQRLKPFNCNLLYHDRVKIDPELEKQTGAKFEEDLDAMLPKCDIIVINMPLTEKTRGMFDKDRIAKMKKGVLIVNNARGAIMDTQAVADACSSGHIAGYSGDVWYPQPAPKDHPWRYMPNQAMTPHISGTTIDAQLRYAAGVKDMLDRYFKGEDFPEQNYIVKAGELAPQYR